Below is a genomic region from Microbacterium sp. LWO12-1.2.
GGTGCTCCGTCTGGCCGGCAGCGTCTGGAGCGCCGAGTCGGCATCCGGCGATGCGCAGTCGGGAGTGCGCAAGATCCGGGCACTGGGCATCGACGGGGATGAGCCGATCATCGGATTCGCGCCGCGCATCACCGCTCAGGACCCTGCTTTCGCGCCCCTGCAGGCTGCGATCGAGAAGAGCCGCGTGGTGTCGTTCGACTATCTGAAGCCGGGGGAGGAGGCGCCGCGGCGTCGCACGATCAGGCCTCTTGCGCTGGTCGACTACGAAGCCCGCTGGCATGTCTTCGGCATCGACGTCGCCGTCGATGAGGACCGTACCTTCCTGCTCGGGCGGATCGTCGGTGATGTCACGACGGCATCGACAACCTTCGACGCGGCTCTCCGCGACGGTGCGGGGGAGCGGGCTCTCACCGGGCTCGCCCGGGTGGCGGCCGAGAACTCGGCGCTGCTCGAGATCACCCCGGGAACAGAGGCCGCACTGCGACTCGGGCGGCGTGCACGCCCCGCGGCCCAGGGAATCCTCGTACCGTTCGTGGATCTGCACATCCTGGCCGACGAACTCGCGTCGTACGGTCCCGAGGTGCGCGTCGTCGAACCGGCATCGCTACGCGACGAGGTCGTCGCGCGCCTGCTGGCCGTGGTCGACGCGCACGATGAGAGAGGCGCTCGATGATGGCCCAGCCGAAGCCTCTGCTCGCAGCCGATCGCGTCCGCCTCTACCTCACGCTCGTTCCCTACCTGCTCGAGCATGGCCAGGTCTCCCTCGCGGAGGCCGCTGCGGAGTTCGGCGTCTCGCCACGCGAGATGCGTGCCATGGTCGAGAAGCTCACCGTGATCGGCCTTCCGGGAGAGTCCGGGTTCTGGCAGCAGCCGCAGGAGATGTTCGACATCAACTGGGACCTGTTGGACCAGGAGGATGTCATCGAGATCACCAATGACGTCGCGCTGCGTCGAGTGCCACGGTTCACCGCCCGCGAGGCCGCGGCGTTGCTGGCCGGACTGCAGATGGTGGCCGCTGTGCCCGCGGTGTCGGACTCTGGACTGGTCGCCGGTCTGATCTCCAAGCTCTCCCGCGGTGCGGCCGATGCGCCGGCCGATGTCGTGGTCGCCCCCGGCGCTGTCGACGTGGTCCGCGAGGCCGTGTCGCGCGGGGTGCAGGAGGGACGAGCCGTCTCGTTCACCTACCAGGCGCCGGATGCCGAGCCCACCACCCGGACCGTCGATCCCGTGCAGATCCTCATCACCAATGCGCAGTGGTATCTGCAGGGCTGGTGCCATCTGCGTCAGGCGATGCGCACGTTCCATCTCGACCGGGTGAGCGATCCGCACCTCACGGACATCCCGATAACGCATGCGGGAGAGCACGTGCCAGAAGCATTCGCGAGCCTCGATGACGAGCGCGAGGTCACCGTTCGACTGCCCGAACGGCTCGCGCCGCTGCTCGGGGACTTCCTCACCGCAGCGAACCATGAGACCCAGGCCGGTGCCCTGACCGCCCGACTGCACCTCGCGGATCCCCGCGGGATCAAGCGTCTCGCGGCGCGATTCGGCGGACGCATGGAAGTGCTGGATCCGCCGATCGCACGCAACGCTGCGCGGGAGTGGGCGGCATCCGGACTCGCGCTCTATCGCCAGCCCGATACGAACGATTGATCTGTAGACTGATACGAATCGCCCACCGACGACGGGATAATTCACATGTTCGCTGGAATGCAAGGCTGGCACCTGCTGATCGTGCTCGCTGTCATCCTTCTCCTGTTCGGGGCAGCGAAGCTCCCGGCGCTCGCGAAGAGCATGGGCCAGTCGGCTCGCGTCTTCAAGGGCGAGATGAAGGCCATGAAGGAAGAAGACGCTGACCGCACGGACAGTGTCGCTGTCGAGCCCACCACGGTGAAGGACTCGGGAACCACCCCTGAGACCCCGCCCCGGGCCTGACCGCCCGTGGTAGCCATCGAGCCGACCCGGGAGACGAAGGCGGGTCGGGATCGGCGGATGTCGCTGGGCGCGCATCTCGTCGAGCTTCGCAAGCGCTTGATGTTCGCTGCATTGGCGCTACTGGTCGGAATGGTCGTCGCGTTCATCATCGCCGATCCGGTCATCCACCTCATCACGGAACCCATCCGCATCATCACGGAGAAGCGCGGTGATCAGTTCAGCGCGCTGAACTTCGGCACGATCACCTCTGCGTTCGACATGCGGATGCGCATCGCGTTCTCCATCGGACTCTTCCTCTCGGCCCCGGTGTGGCTCTGGCAGGTCTGGGCGTTCATCATGCCCGGTCTCACCCGCAAGGAGATCAGGTACACGATCGGCTTCGTCGCCGCCGCTGTGCCCCTCTTCTTCGCCGGCTGCTACCTCGGCATCATGATCATGCCGCACGTCATCGAACTCATGTGGAGCTTCACTCCTGAAGGAGGCACGAACTTCTATCAGGCACAGGAGTACTACGACTTCATCTTCAAGCTGATGATCGTGATCGGTATCTCGTTCGTGCTCCCCGTCTTCCTCGTGGCGCTCAATCTGGCCGGCATCATGTCCGGGCGGGCCATCCTCAAGGGCTGGCGGGTCGCCATCGTGATCGCGACGGTTTTCGCCGCACTCGCGACGCCCGCGGCCGACGTCGTCAGCATGCTGATGCTCGCGGGCATCCTGATCGTGCTCTTCTTCGCGGCGGCAGGACTCTCCCTCATCTTCGACCGGCGTAAGCGCAAGCGGGATGCCGCCAGCGGGATTCTGCCTGACCCCGTATGAGCTCACCCTCGGAACGGTACGCCGCAGCGCGCGAAGCGGCGGACAATCCTGAGACGGTGGCGTTCGCGGCGCGACAGAAGTTCGAGCTCGACCCCTTCCAGGTGGCTGGTTGCCATGCGTTGGAGCGCGGACGCAGCGTTCTGGTCGCCGCGCCGACCGGGGCAGGCAAGACGATCGTCGGCGAGTTCGCGATCCATCTCGCCATGCAGACGCCGAATCAGAAGGCGTTCTACACGACGCCGATGAAGGCACTCTCGAATCAGAAGTTCCGTGAACTCGTCGAGGTCTACGGTGCCGAGAACGTCGGGCTGCTCACGGGTGACACCAACATCAACGGCAACGCACGCATCGTGGTGATGACCACCGAGGTGCTGCGCAACATGATCTACGCCGATTCCGCGGCACTTCGGGACCTGCGCTATGTCGTGATGGACGAGGTGCATTACCTCGCCGATCGCTTCCGCGGTGCCGTGTGGGAAGAAGTCATCATCCACCTGCCACAGCACGTGCGGCTGGTCTCGCTGAGCGCCACGGTCTCGAATGCCGAGGAGTTCGGCGACTGGCTCGACACAGTGCGAGGCGACACCGAGGTGATCGTCTCCGAGATCCGCCCGGTGCCTCTGGAGCAGCATGTGCTCGTGCGCGATGACCTGCTTCCCCTCTTCGACGACAGGGCAGGCATCGCGACCGCTCAGGTGAACCAGGAGCTGATGCGCATCAGGTCCTTCACCGGCTCGCACTACGAGAACAACCGGCGAGCACAGTCGTATGTAAGCGATCGTCATGCCGGTCGGCAGGCCAAACGTCCGGAGCGCGGAGGGCGACGGCCCGTGCGTTCCGCGAACGTGCGGCGGATCGAGCGCATGGACCGCCCGGACGTCGTGCGCCTGCTCGAGCGCGCCAACCTGCTCCCGGCGATCTTCTTCATCTTCAGCCGGGTCGGGTGCGATGCCGCCGTGCAGCAGGTGCGACGCTCCGGCATCCGGCTCACGACCACGGAGGAGCGTGCGGAGATCCGTGCCCTCGTGGAGGAGCGCACGCGCACCCTGCAGGAGGAGGATCTGGGCGTCCTCGGTTACTGGGACTGGCTCGACAACCTCGAGCGTGGTGTCGCCGCGCACCATGCCGGACTGCTTCCAGCCTTCAAGGAGGTCGTCGAGGAACTCTTCCGACGCAAACTCGTGAAGGCGGTCTTCGCGACGGAGACACTCGCTCTCGGCATCAACATGCCGGCGCGGACCGTCGTGCTCGAGAAGATGGAGAAGTTCAACGGCGAGGCACGCGTCGCGATCACCTCGGGCGAGTACACGCAGCTGACCGGCCGCGCCGGACGCCGCGGGATCGACGTCGAGGGACACGCGGTCGTGCAGTGGACCGAGGGGATGGATCCGCAGGCCGTCGCCGCGCTCGCGTCTCGACGGACCTATCCGCTGAACTCCAGCTTCCGGCCGACGTACAACATGGCCGTCAACCTGATCGATCTGTTCGGGAAGCCTCGCGCGCGACAGGTTCTCGAATCCTCATTCGCGCAGTTCCAGGCCGACCGCTCCGTCGTGGGCCTCGCGAGGCAGGTTCGCGAAGCAGAGGGCTCGCTGGCCGGCTATGAGAAGTCCATGGCCTGCGAGCACGGAGATTTCCCCGAGTACGCAGCCATCAGACGCGAGCTGAGTGATCTGGAGAAGAAGAACAGACAAGACTCCCAGGCTCCTCGGGCCTCCCGGGAGAAGCGGATGAAACGGATCCAGTCGCTGCGCACGAGCATGCAGCGCCACCCCTGCCACCGGTGCCCCGATCGCGAGTCGCATGCTCGGTGGGCGGAGCGGTACTGGAAGCTCAAGCGGCAGACCGACCGCATCCGTCGGCAGATCGAGACCCGCACCGGCACCGTTGCACGCGTCTTCGACCGGGTTGTGGAGGTGCTCGAGACTCTCGACTATCTCGGTGAGGAAGACGGCAGGACCGTTCTCACGGAAGACGGCCGCACGATGCGTCGCATCTATGGCGACCGCGACCTTCTCGTGGCCGAGTCACTGCGCCAGAACCTGTGGAAGGGTCTCGACGCGCCCTCGCTCGCGGCGATGGCCTGCTGCCTGGTCTATGAGC
It encodes:
- a CDS encoding helix-turn-helix transcriptional regulator, which gives rise to MAARIPAEERLTNLVVALMATEIGLTKQQILDNVSGYRQRANAGTRSDALEKMFERDKEELRSLGVPIETIGDAADPNDLREARYRIPQAEYDLPSDIEFTPAELAVLRLAGSVWSAESASGDAQSGVRKIRALGIDGDEPIIGFAPRITAQDPAFAPLQAAIEKSRVVSFDYLKPGEEAPRRRTIRPLALVDYEARWHVFGIDVAVDEDRTFLLGRIVGDVTTASTTFDAALRDGAGERALTGLARVAAENSALLEITPGTEAALRLGRRARPAAQGILVPFVDLHILADELASYGPEVRVVEPASLRDEVVARLLAVVDAHDERGAR
- a CDS encoding helix-turn-helix transcriptional regulator, producing the protein MMAQPKPLLAADRVRLYLTLVPYLLEHGQVSLAEAAAEFGVSPREMRAMVEKLTVIGLPGESGFWQQPQEMFDINWDLLDQEDVIEITNDVALRRVPRFTAREAAALLAGLQMVAAVPAVSDSGLVAGLISKLSRGAADAPADVVVAPGAVDVVREAVSRGVQEGRAVSFTYQAPDAEPTTRTVDPVQILITNAQWYLQGWCHLRQAMRTFHLDRVSDPHLTDIPITHAGEHVPEAFASLDDEREVTVRLPERLAPLLGDFLTAANHETQAGALTARLHLADPRGIKRLAARFGGRMEVLDPPIARNAAREWAASGLALYRQPDTND
- the tatA gene encoding twin-arginine translocase TatA/TatE family subunit codes for the protein MFAGMQGWHLLIVLAVILLLFGAAKLPALAKSMGQSARVFKGEMKAMKEEDADRTDSVAVEPTTVKDSGTTPETPPRA
- the tatC gene encoding twin-arginine translocase subunit TatC, giving the protein MSLGAHLVELRKRLMFAALALLVGMVVAFIIADPVIHLITEPIRIITEKRGDQFSALNFGTITSAFDMRMRIAFSIGLFLSAPVWLWQVWAFIMPGLTRKEIRYTIGFVAAAVPLFFAGCYLGIMIMPHVIELMWSFTPEGGTNFYQAQEYYDFIFKLMIVIGISFVLPVFLVALNLAGIMSGRAILKGWRVAIVIATVFAALATPAADVVSMLMLAGILIVLFFAAAGLSLIFDRRKRKRDAASGILPDPV
- a CDS encoding DEAD/DEAH box helicase, translating into MSSPSERYAAAREAADNPETVAFAARQKFELDPFQVAGCHALERGRSVLVAAPTGAGKTIVGEFAIHLAMQTPNQKAFYTTPMKALSNQKFRELVEVYGAENVGLLTGDTNINGNARIVVMTTEVLRNMIYADSAALRDLRYVVMDEVHYLADRFRGAVWEEVIIHLPQHVRLVSLSATVSNAEEFGDWLDTVRGDTEVIVSEIRPVPLEQHVLVRDDLLPLFDDRAGIATAQVNQELMRIRSFTGSHYENNRRAQSYVSDRHAGRQAKRPERGGRRPVRSANVRRIERMDRPDVVRLLERANLLPAIFFIFSRVGCDAAVQQVRRSGIRLTTTEERAEIRALVEERTRTLQEEDLGVLGYWDWLDNLERGVAAHHAGLLPAFKEVVEELFRRKLVKAVFATETLALGINMPARTVVLEKMEKFNGEARVAITSGEYTQLTGRAGRRGIDVEGHAVVQWTEGMDPQAVAALASRRTYPLNSSFRPTYNMAVNLIDLFGKPRARQVLESSFAQFQADRSVVGLARQVREAEGSLAGYEKSMACEHGDFPEYAAIRRELSDLEKKNRQDSQAPRASREKRMKRIQSLRTSMQRHPCHRCPDRESHARWAERYWKLKRQTDRIRRQIETRTGTVARVFDRVVEVLETLDYLGEEDGRTVLTEDGRTMRRIYGDRDLLVAESLRQNLWKGLDAPSLAAMACCLVYEPRRDEANSGERGLPRGSFRAAYEKTTTLWAELDDLEKDHHLPGTEPLAAGLAGPMHAWARGGMLDQVLVDADMSAGDFVRWAKQTIDLLDQLSIVAEDGALARTARLALDGVRRGIVAYSSM